Genomic segment of Triticum aestivum cultivar Chinese Spring chromosome 6A, IWGSC CS RefSeq v2.1, whole genome shotgun sequence:
atttatctttacaaatttgtggatgcattctgttattgtataccatgtagGAATAAATtaaatttggctgtagtaaatacatgagaaacatatataattactacaattggctgtagttaactgtttggtcaactatctaatcttctattaggagtatgttatattgtgcaatgtggtgctcagttaacatttggttcatttgtggtgtttagttaactgcttggttcaatgttatattgtgcaatgtggtgctcagttaatatttagttcatttgttgtggtgtttagttaactgcttggttcaattctgccatgcgatgtccaattgtcgtgggtaaaattttgtattgttatgcatgtgaggaatagatcgaatttggctgtacttaatacatgagaaacatatacaagtgctatatttcctagttcttaatcatgtttggtttggataaatgggttttccctgtgacttgaattaatttgatgaatctgtgttcctgaagaggacgaaggatggacgctcaatcatccacaggcactggcctaaagttacaaagactttcaacatcaatgaaggctcaatattcgcctgcTGCTTCAGCAATTTTCCATATGAGATATatatgtctatgtaccgtctatgatgctaatttcgaaaggttatacatgttgcatgtgaaacttggtcctggtgtagttgtgtaatggggtagctgagtgttgaagctatatgatgatgcactctgatgtatttcaattatgtaaatgaaatatattatgtgcttaatatgaactgtcaattagattaataaatggattatgaataatcgaataattagcctgctaactgggttttgctattgcaaacagttgttaaaaaaaataccgtgggcgatgacctcaggcaacgcacacagtttctaggaataaaccgtgttggatcaatgaacaatcacacatgactttctcttgaaaactgtttgcgttaggccaccttgcgcaaacatttaccacatgaaaactgtgtgtgatggatagcctttgccacacagtttgttccacggaccgtgtgtgatatattcaataacgcaaatgatttaacggaaaaaattgtgtgtgatgtacctgcaaacggaaatgttttccttcgagcgactgtgtgggatgtacatatgaacggaaatgtttagcggggactgactgtgtgggatgtacttgcgatcggaaacaatttcaccgtataattgaatttttttagctctactgcaCGTATttcatatttgagcgctcgccagtcgcacacaatctcattttgccgaacgtatgtccaggagggcatatccccgatggtttctgagtcgtgtgggaaggacccccctatcacccacactcacttggcgacggttccagatgccgttGCGAAAATGGGTTTTAAACCGCTTGTTTCGGAGCTCACTGTACTAATGCAATGCTATCAGCTACATCACACACATACTTCCAACAATAGGGCATGCACATGCCAACACCCACATGATGCACATGGCTACAACCACATCACGAACATGGAAATAATTTGATTGAACACCTGCATTGCATCACTACCATCACCTCATGGGATGGGAACTGTTGTTGATCTGCCAACCATATCCTAGTCTAGATCTACTGCCACTATCTAGATGTGGCAAGATCAGTAGCAACCACGTCCTAGATATTCCCAGATCTTGCCATGGCAGTTCCCCCCCTACAGATCAGTGATTCATGGGAAGGGTAGGAGATGGTGGGGTGCGGGTGGGGTGATGGGGATGGTGAGAGCGAAGAAGGGGACAAGGGATTCATGTGGCCGGCGGCTCAATTTGGGCTACACGTCGCCGATCTTGCCATGCCAACTTAATGGATACACATGCCCGACGACGGAGATGGGGATGACGGGGACCAGAGGGGATGGGCGAGGAATTCACCtggtcggtggctcgatttggcctACAAATCTTGGGATCTTGCCATGGCAACTTCAGGGAGTTACAGGCCGCTGATGGAGAGAAAGAAGGGACTGCAAGGGTTTCGGGAGGGTATCGGGATGGATGGAGGAGGGTGATGACCTCGGGTGGGACGCGCCGCGGTCAGGGTCGCGCGCTGACCAGGTCGTGCACTGACCAGGTCGTGCGCTAACCAGGTGCCCAGGTGGCGCGCTGATTGGGGTCGTTCAGGGGACAAGCGATCCTGTCCGAATGTTTTCGTTCGGCTCGATCCGCTACCGGTCCGAACGGGGGCGTTCGGCGCGGCGACCCTATAGCCCGAACGTCAGCGCGTTATCGGCGTCCTAAATAAAATAGGAAACTACCTTTCATGAtcgatcaaatgatataaatttcatattgtgaatattaatatatttttctaaaaacttggtcaaacttgtactcctttgacttttgaaaaacaaatacaccttatatagaGGAACAGAGAGAGTATGTCACAAGCATGATTATGAAGGGTAAAAATGGGAAACTCAGGGAATGACTTACTTTTGGAAGTTTGAGAAATTTCCAATTTTTTTTTGATCTTATAGGCTTCAGCTTTGGCTATCATGTTTTCCCTGCCCTCAAGCCTAATGTTATTTCATCTTAGCAGGTAGACCTATGACATGAACTTCGGCCCTGCGTGGCGAATGATTGTAATAACCTTTTGTTTAATTAATCAATATATGGGGTGTCTTCTTTAAGAAAGACATGAAACCTATATATATAATTTGAATAGATTTTTTTAATCTTATTCTGGcctgtaagagcatctacaaccggaccatTCAAACCTGTCTTAAACACCCGGGCACACCCGCCACGTCGGACTGACGAAagggtcccaaccggaaacaccctcAAACCCGGCGGTCCGAAACTCGTCTCCTCCGTCGTCCGGTGGCGTCGCGTGGCGCAGCTCCGGCGGGCCGCGTAGTGCATTGCCTGATTATTTAAGTCGGCCGATGGCACCGAAACCCTACCATCCATCTACATTTTCTCCCtcctgtccgccgccgccgccgccactttccACTCCACCTGTCCACCTAGTAACCATGCCCCACGCCACCGGGTGAGGAGCGAGCGCTTTCTGACACCAGAGCATTGTCTCGAactccttgagcagatccgggcaAGGTGCGAAGCCCGGGTTGCCGCGGGGCTAGTggattcggaggaggaggatgagccggaggaggaggatgtgcgGGACACTGGCGACGGGGATCTGCAGGCGGAGCAGTAggccatcctcgattccctccgGTCGGAGTCGGCTGCGGAGGCAAGACACCGTCGCCGGCAGGAGATGGAGGCGTAAGAGGCCGCGGACGTGACGAAGATGTTCGTCTATATGGATGAGATCGAGCAGGAGGAGAATGAGCCGCAGCCCTCCTACCCGCCCGTGTAGTCGGCACCCGGCATCATCGTCGTGAATATTTTCACGATGAAGAGTAGCTAGGGTAGTACGTAGATGTAGTATGTAAGATTATTTTTGCATGTTTTGTGTGATCTAAGGATAAAATATGAAAGAGACGGATGCAAAATGACTAATTTAAGGTGTGTTCGATCAGTGTTCGCAAACGCGTCTGGATGTTTGAGAGGCCGAATTTACAACGTCCGGCTGTAGACGCTCTAACGTAGCTTGCTGCTTTGTCAACAAAAATCAGCCAGAATGGTCAAATGGGGCGTCGCGGCCTGCAAGTGCGAGTGCAAAGATCCCCTTCCCCGGTCGTTGGGTCGTTCCGTGCGGCTGCGCCCGTCTTCTTCCTCCGGCCAAAACCAACGAAataataaaacaccaaaaataccgAGTCAAAAACGCCCCCGCGACAAGGTCCCTCGGGCCACCTCCGCGTCCAGCGTCCTCCaacccccctcccctcccttccCGACCCAATCCGGAGAGCCCGATCCCGCCATGGCGTCGGAGATCGAGGTCCTCGAGGACAcgaccgccgccgcggccgcggtcGCCTCCCCCGCCGGGGCCGGCGGGGCGGCCGCCgcgggggaggcggaggcggcggaggaggagtcgCTCAAGGACGACGTGTACACGGGCGCCGCGTACGGGGACCTTGAGAAGCTGCACCGCCTCGTCGAGCTGGAGGGCCGGTCGGTGACGGAGCCCGACGGCCTCGGCTACCACGCGCTTCAGTGGGCCGCCCTCAACAaccgcgtcgccgccgcccagTACATCCTCGAGGTCCGCCATTTCCCCGAGCTCCCCAACACGTAGCTTCCAATTGCTGCTTGTTATAAACTGTGACGATGGAGGGGTGCCTCCTGCTGCTGCAGTTTAATTGTTTAGCAATCCAATTCGATAGCTGGCCTGCTTTGATCAGCCCCCAATTTCGCAGCCGAGGTGTAGTGTAGCTCCTGCTGAATGTTTTGTAATGTCGACACCCTTGTCGCACTTATTGTTGAAAATTTGCAATTGCCACGGCCGATGTGTGCTTTTGGTTCGTGCCTTGTAGTGACGGGAAAGTATAATACTATCCTTTTGTTGTGGGGTTCTTGGGGTTTGGTGATGTATGCACGGCATCATCGGGAAGCTGGTGTAGGTTTTGGGCTTGCCTTTATGCTGTTTTGGCATTTATCTGGTGAATGCCATGGTAGTATGGTTGGTGGGTAGCTCTGAGCAGGGCCAGTCCAAGGCTTCTTATATCTGCTTGATTAGTGCTTAGAGGGCCCTCTGAACTAGCCATTTTCCATATCTGTCGGGCATACAAACTTTTCTGAGTTATAATCCCACTGGACCAAACTGGATCATATACCATGTTGGTTGGTTCGTTTCAATTGTATACACACAGCTGTTAAGGTTTATTACAACCAACCTCTTTGACATCAGCTTTCTCAATTTAACCTCCTGAATATCTGTGGGGTTAATCATAGATGTAAGTGCCAGCTTCAGGATGGTTACCCATAGCACCTCTTCGCCGATCTTGACCTAATTTATCACAATTTTGCTATGCACTCCTTTACTGTTATATGCATTTTGTTTGCTATATGGTGTGATGATGGTTATTTGCTTGTTATCTGGACAGCACGGAGCAGATGTAAATGCTATAGACCATACAGGGCAAACAGCACTTCACTGGAGTGCAGTGCGTGGTCATATTCAAGCTGCAGAACTACTTCTGAAAGAAGGAGCTAAGGTTGATGCTGCTGATTTATATGGATATCAGGTTTGTGTACTAACTTATCTGTTGTACCCATGCCACTTGTCAACTCTAATGTTCCTTGCTATCTAATATGTTTTGGTTAGTTGACCCGAGGTCGATTTTGTGTGTGTGCTCGCCCGTGTACGTTTGTTTGAGGAGATTACTACCTCTGGCACAAAATAAGTGAACTTTTTATTTCGCGGTACACAGATACAGGTTAAGAAATGATGTAGCACTGCCATCGGCTCTCTGTTAATTGCCCTAATAACCTCTGTCTCTTACCGTAGTACGGTTTTGGCAGGATAGATGTACAAGTATGAACCatttttgttcatgataatagttatTATGGCTTTATCTTCTTTGTACCAACCCAATTTTGCTCTTCTAGCATGCAAATTTGACAACTGTGAAGATGCAACTTGCCGGTGACTGGTTTGGTTTACGTTAACTTTGGATGGAGATGACTGGTTTGGTTTACGTTAACTTTGAATTTTCGTCCAAATGCCAACCTGCAATATTTGTACTAACATTATTTATGTAATATGTACATTAGTTACTTAGTTATTTGTAGCACATACAAGTTTCAACAGAAGAATAAGTCAACGAGCCAGTGTTAGCTTTGTTTATGGAGTATTTTTTTATGGTTCCTTAATCAATCTACTGTAATGTCACAGACCACACATGTTGCAGCACAGTATGGTCAGACAGCATTTCTTTATCACATTATTTCAAAATGGAATGCTGATCCTGATGTCCCTGACAATGATGGCAGAAGTCCGCTTCACTGGTCTGTACTTTCTCCTCCTTTTTTTACATGTGTGCCCTTCTAAATATGCTTTGAAACATGACTACATGGTAGCCCTATTGACGTGTAAATATTCTTAACATTTGTAGGGCTGCTTATAAGGGATTTGCAGACTCCATACGCCTCCTTTTGTTTTTGGGTGCTTATAGGGGGCGGCAAGATAAAGAAGGCATGTATTCACTTTTTTACAAGCCTTCCTACCACCTTAAGATGAATCACGAAAGCATGAATTCTCCTTACTATTGGTTTCTTTGGGAGCTTGGTATTCATTCCATACATAAATACTTTCCATAGGTTGTACTCCTTTACACTGGGCTGCCATTCGGGGGAATATGGAGTCATGCACTGTGTTAGTTCAGGTTGGTAAGAAGGAGGACCTTATGGTGCAAGACAATACTGGGTTAACTCCAGCCCAACTTGCTGCTGATAAGAGTCACCGGCAAGTTGCATTTTACCTTGTGAGTATTATGAATTTTAAATGTGTTTTTTGTTAACATACTTGAGTAACTTTCTAGCATTTCAAGAGTCATTCTATCTCTATGGGTAATCAAATAGGTTTGTTGATTAAACTGCATGAAACACATAACTGATGGCTGCACTTTGTGTAGTTGCATGTGTTTGTCCTTGAGAATTATTGTACATACATGATTGCAAGTAGTTTCCAGTATTAGTGGAGTAAGTGCGTTCCATGGCTCCTGCTATTTTCCAATAGATTTTCTATAAGTTCTGCTACCCAACATTAGTTTTTTACCCCAAAAAGTGAATATCTGTGTTTATAGAGCACTAGTGATACTGAAAAGGAAGGACCAAAGCGGAAAATTGTGACCACTGCTCAAATTGCTCATCTATAACTTCCGTGGGTTGTGGAGAATATACTTTGGCCTATCGCCAGTCTAGATTACATACTTACAGTGGTCATTAGTACCCTCAATGTAAGATTTCTTCTGGTACAGCAGGCAAATGCTGAAGATCGACTCGATGGTTTGTTTGGTTTTATGCAGGGGAATGCTAGAAAAGTGCATGAAAGAGGATGTGGTGGGAACAATTATTTTGGGAAACTATCAAAATTAGGACTTGCCCCTGTGCTTTGGTGTATTATTATTGGCTTAATTGTTGCATATATACATTCAGTTATCGCAGGTATATTACTATTTGGACTCTCTTGAGACTCCTTAATTATCCAGTACTACATGACAATGATTATTTCCTTCTATGCAGGACAATACAACTCGAATATGACATTACTATTTGGTTTCTTTTCATGGTTGGGAGTTTTCCTTGCAATTGCTGGACTAGTTATGTTTTATAGATGTAGCAGGTAAACATCTGGTCAGGGTTTCTTATGTATTATTCTTACATACATAGTAACCTTTTGTCGGATCATGAGGTTTGGGAGAATAAGCATTCGTATCTTCTGTTTTGGTACCATATGCAATTTTGATCCTTTTTTAGTGGAAGTCATTTTGATCATTTGAAATTCGTTTGGAATGTGTATGACCATACTTGTTATGCAGGAAAGATCCTGGTTACATCAACAAGAATATAAGAGACTCGCAAACTCAAAGAGATGATGTAAGCATGAAAGATTTGGGTAGCCACTGTGGCATCCTATCGATATGTTGATTTCCTATTTATTAGATCGTCACCTTGAAAACTTGAAATATTATGCATAGTACAAAATGTGCAATGTTAATCTCGTGTGTTTGACCCCTCCAGGAACCTTTGTTGAAGAGGGGTCTAGATAACCCAGAACTTCTGGCTGGCAATTGGTCTCAACTATGTATTACTTGCAAAGTAAGTTATTTCCCTTTTCATTGTGTAATCACCAATCAGCAATCAAGTCGTTTTTCCTTTTTATCTTCAGCCTcaaataattattatttttgttATTTCAATAGATTGTGAGGCCCATACGCTCAAAACACTGCTCTACATGTGATCGCTGTGTTGAGCAATTTGATCATCACTGCCCTTGGGTTTCAAATTGCATCGGAAAGGTACTGATTCAGTCTTTTTGTATGTGGAACTTCATTATTTTTATAATCaaatactacctccattctggCTGACTTCCTAGAAGGCATGAAATCAGACTTTTCTAACTTGATTGTTAACATATAAAAAATATTTAGTTTGGTAAGGGAAAAATAGCATCATTAGACTTGTCATGAAAAATACTTTTTATTGTACCCTTTTTTGGTATGTTCTAGATATATGCCTACGAGAACTAATGGTTAAAGATGCATATTGAAGACTGTGTCAATGTCTAAAAACGCCATCAATTTACAAGCGGAGGGTGTATATTAATAATTTTGGATTAAAAAGTTGCATGTTTCAGCCCAGCATTGATAACTGAACTTGGTGTAAACACCCAAGCTGAGGCCAAGGAGCAAGAAAAGACTGTTCTGCGCCTAGTTGATGAATTGCAATTTCTTTTGTTcactttttattatttattatatataAATTTGCGGCATCGTTCAGTCTAAGCAACAATTGGTTTCAATTGCAGAAGAACAAATGGGAGTTCTTTATGTTTCTTATCCTAGAAGTTTCTGCGATGATCATTACTGCTGCAACGGCTGTCATAAGTATGTATAcatcttcttttcttttgcctGTACAATTTGTCGCATGGAAAATATCCTAATCTTTTATCATTTTTGTTGCTGCAGGAGTCGCAGGTGATCCAGGCTCTCCAGCATCGTTTGATGGATGGCTTAACTATTCAGCTATGAACCATCCTTGGGTGGTGTCTTTTGTTATAATGGATCTCTTCCTTTTCTTCGGCGTTATAACTCTAACAGTAGTTCAAGCATCACAGGTAAGAACAATCTCTGCGTTTACCTTTTCATCATCTATCAGCAGTTCATTCCACCCTTTGAGGTCTGTGCCCCAGATCGAATCCATGCCTAATACGTAGAACCAAATCTCCTGCTTTTTTGTTCTGGTTGTGAAATCTGCAAGGGTCCATCAGGTAAGGACATGTCTCCTGTGTCCTGTCATGGGCAACCAACTGAGGTCATCTAGAGCCTAGACTCCATCTAAGGATCTAGCAATTCCTTTTTGTATCTTTTTGTCACCGGCACAGTGTTGAAGCAGTTTCTAAACCACATGTCGCATTCTTTGATGAAATATATATGCCATTACATTGTTTTACCCATTCCAGTTCTGCTATGTTTCTACTATCCTTCTGGTGCCAAGTGTCAGCTATACTTTGTCTGCATTTCCTCTAGTCCAGTACTGATATGGACACGGCTTTATTCCGCTTATCCACATGCTTGTGTCGATATATAACTGTAGAGATAATAGCTTCTGcagatgacatgattcatcatatTTTCCATTGCTTATGTATTCCTTCTTTCGTACTTGAAATGGTTGGCTTCTTCTTGTGTCTGTAAAGATATGCAAATACGTGCTTGTATATAGCTTGTGTTCAAGCCACTCTTCTGCACAGTATCGATCA
This window contains:
- the LOC123132451 gene encoding protein S-acyltransferase 24, coding for MASEIEVLEDTTAAAAAVASPAGAGGAAAAGEAEAAEEESLKDDVYTGAAYGDLEKLHRLVELEGRSVTEPDGLGYHALQWAALNNRVAAAQYILEHGADVNAIDHTGQTALHWSAVRGHIQAAELLLKEGAKVDAADLYGYQTTHVAAQYGQTAFLYHIISKWNADPDVPDNDGRSPLHWAAYKGFADSIRLLLFLGAYRGRQDKEGCTPLHWAAIRGNMESCTVLVQVGKKEDLMVQDNTGLTPAQLAADKSHRQVAFYLGNARKVHERGCGGNNYFGKLSKLGLAPVLWCIIIGLIVAYIHSVIAGQYNSNMTLLFGFFSWLGVFLAIAGLVMFYRCSRKDPGYINKNIRDSQTQRDDEPLLKRGLDNPELLAGNWSQLCITCKIVRPIRSKHCSTCDRCVEQFDHHCPWVSNCIGKKNKWEFFMFLILEVSAMIITAATAVIRVAGDPGSPASFDGWLNYSAMNHPWVVSFVIMDLFLFFGVITLTVVQASQISGNITTNEMANAMRYSYLRGPGGRFRNPFDHGVRKNCSDFFLKGYNEDIEKVEQTSHPDEEMAIIHMTRGAVSQNGESVPLHANGADHVCADSQTNSKSHRQVSSSKCCDHTKKTDKTPLSLGLGLGRNNPSSRYARNLLPL